The stretch of DNA TTCGGCGTCCAGGTTTGGGTTGGATTAGCCGTCCTGCTGGCAGCCGTTATGTGGGCCTATTGGCCGACGGTCACGACCATGGCGGGAAAATGGGAGAACGATCCCCAATACTCGCACGGTTGGCTGGTGCCGTTATTCGCAATTGCCTTGTTGTGGCTCCGCTGGGATAAGCTGGAACCGGAAAACCTCAAAACCAGTTGGTGGGGCGTCGGCCTGTTGGTGCTGGGGGCTGCGATGCGGCTGGGGGCTGGTTGGATCAACTTCGACTGGTTTGACGGGATGTCCATCATTCCGACACTAGCAGGCCTGTGCATGCTGTTCGGCGGTATGGCCGCCATGAAATGGGCCTGGCCGGCATTTGCCTTTTTGGTCTTTATGGTTCCGCTTCCGTTCCAAGTGGAACGGATGATGATGGGGCCGCTGCGAAATCTGGGCACCGTGACCAGTTCGTACGTGATGCAGACGCTCGGTCTTCCCGCCATCGCCGAAGGAAACATCATTCACCTGGGCGAACATACGATTGGTGTGGCCGAAGCGTGTAGTGGATTGCGGATGTTGGTGATCTTTTTTGCCCTGTCGGCGGCTGTGGCCTTGATCATTGATCGCAACATTTGGGTCCGGTTATTGATTCTAGCCAGCGCGATTCCGATTGCGTTGATCTCCAATATTGCACGGATCACCGTCACCGGCATGGCGTATCAGTTGGCCAGCCCTGAATTGGCGGAAAGCTTGTTCCATGATTGGGCGGGTTGGCTGATGATGCCGTTTGGACTGTTGCTACTTTGGGGAGAATTGTGGCTGCTTTCGCACCTGTTCATTGAGGAATCCGACGACGACTACGACTCGTTGGCCATGGGTTTCTCCAGGACGGCGACAGCGGCAAATCCCAAGGATGGTGGGGCCGATTCGGATGCGAAAGGGTCGGGCAAAATTCATTTGCCACTACCTTAAGGGCGGAAAGAATAGAAACCTCGTCACCCGTGGTGGCGACGAGGTTTGAGTTGAAACATATTTGCGTAGAAATTTTTCAGCTGGACATGGGCAGCCGGTAATAGACCGACTGACTTTACCCCTGAGCCGAGACATCATGATGCAATCAAATCAAGAACCAAACCACTACCGAAACGGAAATGCCGGCGTTCCAGCGTACACCAATGGTGGTGGCGGTGGTGGTGGTGGAGCGCTCGTACCGGTTGGTAATGGCATGGAACCATCGCCGGCCTCGATGGGGGGCAATGAGGGAGCCGGTCAGGTTGATCCCAAGGCATTGTTGAATGCATTTCGTCGCCGGTGGTTTTTGGCGGTGACGGTCGGTTTGTTTTGTGGAGGGAGCGCAGCAGCTGCGGTGTACTTGTTGGTGCCGCCGAATTACGTCGCGTCATCCATCGTTTACATCGACGCCACACCAGGGACGGTGTTGCAGGATAGCAGTTCGTTTAGCAGCGATTTTGATACCTTCAAGCGAACGCAAATGTTCCGCGCGTTGCAGCGCGTCGTGTTGGATACCGCTTTAAGCGAACCGGTTCGCAACAGTGAACTGAAGCGATATGGGTTCAAAACAATCGGCGACCTACCGCTAATCAAGGCGCAAGCGTTTCCGATCGATTGGTTGGAAGCGAGACTCTCCGCGTCGGGACGCCAAGAGGAATTCTTTGCGATCAAGATGGAGTATAGCGAAAAACCGGAGGAGTTGGCGGAGATCGTCAACGCCATCACGCAGGTCTATTATCGCGACATTGCGAACGAATCGAAGCTCCTTGACAAAAAGCGGATTGCTATGTTGATCGAGTTGTCCGACGACTACGAGCAAGAGACCAAAAAGAAGCTTGACGAGATAGCAAAACTAGGGCGGCGCCTGGGCATTACCAGTGAAGAGGAACTTAGCCTGGACATTGCCGCCGACAACGCATTCTCCAGAGAGCTGCAGCAACAATACTTTGACCTCACGATCATGCGGTACAATTTGAAATTAGAGACCCGGATTACGGAAAAAATTGGGGATACCGTCGAGGAAAATCCTGATATTCAAGCCGAAATGATCGAGACACTCATCGATCGTGATCCGAAAATGGCTGACCTATTAGTCAAAGCCGATGCGATTGAGGCGAATATCCGTCGATATGAAGAAACATTGAAAGACACGGAAAACAACTCGGTGCTGAAGTCTGCACGCCGTGAGCAAGAAACAACTCAAGAAGCGATCGCAAAATACCGTGAAGAACTCCGGCCGATCATCGAGCAAAAAATCCGTGAAAGTGGCAACGCTCAAAACCCAGACGATTTACCCGCTGAGGAACGGATTGCGAGGATGGATGTTATCCTCGAGCAATTAAAAGAAGAGCTCGACAATCGGAAAATACAAAAAACACAGATCGTAACGGACTCGTTTGAATTGCAACAACTGCAAAAAGAAGCAGCCAAGTTAGAGGCTCGAACTGATGAGATCAATAACAAAATCGATGTGCTGAAGATTGAATTGGGTGCACCGGATCGAATTAAAGTCGCGCAATGGGCTGAAGTTCCGCGGATCAAGGATTGGGAATCGCTGTACAAAAAATCGGCGATGGCCGGCTTGGGCGTGTTTGGACTGTTTGTCGCCGCCATTGTTTGGTTTGAATTCCAAGCAAAACGGATTGATACCTTGGGCGACGTGACCGGCGGTTTGAACTTGCGAATCATGGGAGCCTTGCCGCAAATGCCGCGGTGGGCCAGCCAAAAATCCTCCAAGGCGAAGAAGACAGCCAAGAGTGCGTTTTGGCACAGCGTGCTGACCGAATCGATCGACGCGGCTCGGACGGTGTTGATTCGCGATGCGAATGTGGAATCGACCCGGCTGGTGATGGTTGGCAGCGCAATTTCCGGTGAAGGCAAAACAACGTTGTCCTGCCATCTGGCAGCCAGTTTGGCCCGTGTCGGCCGAAACACGTTGCTTGTCGACTGCGATTTCCGAAAATCCAATGTGCACCGAGTCTTCGGTGTCGAAGAACAACCCGGCTTGAGTGAAGTTTTGTTGGGGACAGCGTCGCTGGAAGAGGCGATTAAATCGCCGAGCGACGACGGCCCGGATGTCCTTCCCGCCGGTCAATTCAATTCGCAGCTATTGGCGGCACTGGCTCAAGATGGTTTGGGCAAGATCTTCGAAGAACTCAAGAAGAAATACGAATTCGTTGTCGTCGATTCCTCCCCAGTGTTGCCGGTCACCGATTCGTTGATGGTCGCCCAGCACGTGGATGCGGTGATCCTTTCGATTCGCCGCGACGTGAGTCGTCGTCCCAAAGTGGCCGCCACACGCGACCGGTTGGCCATGTTGGGCGTTCCGGTATTAGGCGCGGTTGTGATCGGTCTGGATGGTGAGACGAGCGGATACCGTTCCGGATACGGCGGTTACGGGTACGGTTCGCGCTATGGCTACGGCTACCAATACAATCGTTCGCCCGAACCAACACCTTCGCAATCGTAACGCGAAATTTACAGTCGGCGGCTGATGTCGACGGAAATGGTGAGGACGGCGTTAGTTTCCAAACAATTCGTTTGTCGTTGAA from Symmachiella dynata encodes:
- a CDS encoding polysaccharide biosynthesis tyrosine autokinase, whose amino-acid sequence is MMQSNQEPNHYRNGNAGVPAYTNGGGGGGGGALVPVGNGMEPSPASMGGNEGAGQVDPKALLNAFRRRWFLAVTVGLFCGGSAAAAVYLLVPPNYVASSIVYIDATPGTVLQDSSSFSSDFDTFKRTQMFRALQRVVLDTALSEPVRNSELKRYGFKTIGDLPLIKAQAFPIDWLEARLSASGRQEEFFAIKMEYSEKPEELAEIVNAITQVYYRDIANESKLLDKKRIAMLIELSDDYEQETKKKLDEIAKLGRRLGITSEEELSLDIAADNAFSRELQQQYFDLTIMRYNLKLETRITEKIGDTVEENPDIQAEMIETLIDRDPKMADLLVKADAIEANIRRYEETLKDTENNSVLKSARREQETTQEAIAKYREELRPIIEQKIRESGNAQNPDDLPAEERIARMDVILEQLKEELDNRKIQKTQIVTDSFELQQLQKEAAKLEARTDEINNKIDVLKIELGAPDRIKVAQWAEVPRIKDWESLYKKSAMAGLGVFGLFVAAIVWFEFQAKRIDTLGDVTGGLNLRIMGALPQMPRWASQKSSKAKKTAKSAFWHSVLTESIDAARTVLIRDANVESTRLVMVGSAISGEGKTTLSCHLAASLARVGRNTLLVDCDFRKSNVHRVFGVEEQPGLSEVLLGTASLEEAIKSPSDDGPDVLPAGQFNSQLLAALAQDGLGKIFEELKKKYEFVVVDSSPVLPVTDSLMVAQHVDAVILSIRRDVSRRPKVAATRDRLAMLGVPVLGAVVIGLDGETSGYRSGYGGYGYGSRYGYGYQYNRSPEPTPSQS
- a CDS encoding exosortase/archaeosortase family protein, with protein sequence MGTSEKNSKPVFGVQVWVGLAVLLAAVMWAYWPTVTTMAGKWENDPQYSHGWLVPLFAIALLWLRWDKLEPENLKTSWWGVGLLVLGAAMRLGAGWINFDWFDGMSIIPTLAGLCMLFGGMAAMKWAWPAFAFLVFMVPLPFQVERMMMGPLRNLGTVTSSYVMQTLGLPAIAEGNIIHLGEHTIGVAEACSGLRMLVIFFALSAAVALIIDRNIWVRLLILASAIPIALISNIARITVTGMAYQLASPELAESLFHDWAGWLMMPFGLLLLWGELWLLSHLFIEESDDDYDSLAMGFSRTATAANPKDGGADSDAKGSGKIHLPLP